In a genomic window of Pseudomonas mohnii:
- the recF gene encoding DNA replication/repair protein RecF (All proteins in this family for which functions are known are DNA-binding proteins that assist the filamentation of RecA onto DNA for the initiation of recombination or recombinational repair.), producing MSLSRVSVTAVRNLHPVTFSPSPRINILYGANGSGKTSVLEAIHLLGLARSFRSTRLLPVIQYEQLACTVFGQVELAEGGHSALGISRDRQGEFQIRIDGQNARSAAQLAEILPLQLINPDSFRLLEGAPKIRRQFLDWGVFHVEPRFMSTWQRLQKALRQRNSWLRHGTLDAVSQAVWDRELCQASAEIDEYRRAYIKALKPVFEQTLSELVELEGLTLSYYRGWDKDRELSAVLAGSLQRDQQIGHTQAGPQRADLRLRLGAHNAADILSRGQQKLVVCALRIAQGHLVSQARRGQCIYLVDDLPSELDERHRRALCRLLEDLRCQVFITCVDHELLREGWQTETPVALFHVEQGRITQTHDHRE from the coding sequence ATGTCCTTAAGTCGCGTCTCGGTCACCGCGGTGCGCAATCTGCACCCGGTGACCTTCTCCCCCTCCCCCCGAATCAATATTCTTTACGGCGCCAACGGCAGCGGCAAAACCAGTGTTCTGGAGGCCATACACCTGCTGGGGCTTGCCCGTTCGTTTCGCAGCACCCGTCTGTTACCGGTCATTCAGTATGAGCAATTGGCGTGCACGGTGTTCGGGCAGGTCGAGCTGGCCGAGGGTGGGCATAGTGCGTTGGGCATTTCGCGCGACCGCCAAGGGGAGTTTCAGATCCGCATCGATGGGCAGAACGCTCGTAGCGCAGCTCAGCTCGCGGAAATCCTGCCATTGCAGTTGATCAACCCTGATAGCTTTCGCTTGCTTGAAGGCGCGCCGAAGATTCGTCGACAGTTTCTCGACTGGGGCGTGTTCCACGTGGAACCCCGTTTCATGTCCACCTGGCAGCGCTTGCAGAAGGCCCTGCGCCAGAGAAACTCTTGGCTGCGGCATGGTACACTTGACGCCGTTTCGCAAGCGGTTTGGGACAGGGAGCTGTGCCAGGCCAGCGCTGAAATTGATGAATACCGCCGCGCTTACATCAAAGCCTTGAAACCAGTCTTTGAACAGACCTTGAGCGAACTGGTTGAGCTCGAGGGCTTAACGCTCAGCTATTACCGGGGTTGGGACAAGGACCGTGAGTTGAGCGCTGTGCTCGCCGGGTCCCTTCAGCGGGATCAGCAAATAGGGCATACCCAGGCCGGACCACAACGCGCTGATTTGCGCCTCAGATTGGGCGCTCATAATGCCGCGGATATATTGTCCCGCGGCCAGCAGAAGTTGGTGGTCTGTGCATTGCGGATTGCCCAGGGGCACCTGGTCAGCCAGGCCCGTCGCGGTCAGTGTATTTATCTGGTGGATGACTTGCCGTCCGAACTGGACGAGCGGCACCGCCGCGCGCTTTGCCGCTTGCTGGAAGACTTACGCTGCCAGGTGTTTATCACCTGTGTAGATCACGAATTATTGAGGGAAGGCTGGCAGACGGAAACGCCAGTCGCTCTGTTCCACGTGGAACAGGGCCGTATCACCCAGACCCACGACCATCGGGAGTGA
- the dnaN gene encoding DNA polymerase III subunit beta: protein MHFTIQREALLKPLQLVAGVVERRQTLPVLSNVLLVVEGQQLSLTGTDLEVELVGRVQLEEPAEPGSITVPARKLMDICKSLPNDALIDIKLDEQKLVVKAGRSRFTLSTLPANDFPTVEEGPGSLTCSLEQSKLRRLIERTSFAMAQQDVRYYLNGMLLEVSAGVIRAVATDGHRLAMCSMQADIGQPDRHQVIVPRKGILELARLLTEPDGIVSIVLGQHHIRATTGEFTFTSKLVDGKFPDYERVLPKGGDKLVLGDRQALREAFSRTAILSNEKYRGIRLQLANGQLKIQANNPEQEEAEEEVGVEYNGGSLEIGFNVSYLLDVLGVMTTEQVRLILSDSNSSALVQESDNDDSAYVVMPMRL, encoded by the coding sequence ATGCATTTCACCATTCAACGCGAAGCCCTGTTGAAACCCCTGCAACTGGTCGCAGGCGTCGTCGAGCGCCGCCAGACCTTGCCGGTGCTCTCCAACGTGCTGCTGGTTGTCGAAGGCCAGCAACTGTCGCTGACCGGTACCGACCTGGAAGTCGAGCTGGTCGGTCGTGTTCAACTCGAAGAGCCTGCCGAACCAGGTTCCATCACCGTGCCTGCGCGCAAACTGATGGATATCTGCAAAAGCCTGCCGAACGATGCGCTGATCGACATCAAGCTCGACGAGCAGAAGCTGGTGGTAAAGGCCGGTCGTAGCCGCTTCACCCTGTCGACCCTGCCGGCCAACGATTTCCCGACGGTCGAAGAAGGTCCGGGTTCGCTGACCTGCAGCCTTGAGCAAAGCAAACTGCGTCGCCTCATCGAGCGCACCAGTTTCGCCATGGCCCAGCAGGACGTGCGTTACTACCTCAACGGTATGCTGCTGGAGGTCTCTGCCGGTGTCATTCGCGCTGTCGCCACCGACGGTCACCGTCTGGCCATGTGCTCGATGCAGGCCGACATCGGTCAGCCGGATCGCCATCAGGTCATCGTGCCGCGCAAAGGTATCCTTGAACTTGCCCGACTGCTGACCGAACCGGACGGCATCGTCAGCATTGTCCTGGGTCAGCACCACATTCGCGCCACCACCGGCGAGTTCACCTTCACCTCGAAACTGGTCGACGGTAAATTCCCGGATTACGAACGCGTTCTACCCAAAGGCGGCGACAAGCTGGTACTCGGTGACCGCCAGGCGCTCCGCGAAGCGTTCAGCCGCACCGCGATTCTGTCCAACGAGAAGTACCGCGGTATCCGCCTGCAACTGGCGAATGGTCAGTTGAAGATCCAGGCTAACAACCCGGAACAGGAAGAGGCGGAAGAAGAAGTCGGCGTTGAATATAACGGTGGCTCCCTCGAGATCGGCTTTAACGTCAGCTACTTGCTCGATGTGCTGGGCGTAATGACTACCGAGCAGGTTCGTCTGATCCTGTCCGACTCCAACAGCAGTGCGCTGGTGCAAGAGTCCGACAACGACGATTCGGCCTACGTTGTCATGCCGATGCGTCTGTAA
- the dnaA gene encoding chromosomal replication initiator protein DnaA, with amino-acid sequence MSVELWQQCVELLRDELPAQQFNTWIRPLQVEAEGDELRVYAPNRFVLDWVNEKYLGRVLELLDEHGNGMAPALSLLIGSKRSSAPRAAPNAPLAAAASQAQAAAAPVSTAPPALAPTKRATQKVAEVTEEEPSRDSFDPMAGASSQQAPVRSEQRTVQVEGALKHTSYLNRTFTFENFVEGKSNQLARAAAWQVADNPKHGYNPLFLYGGVGLGKTHLMHAVGNHLLKKNPNAKVVYLHSERFVADMVKALQLNAINEFKRFYRSVDALLIDDIQFFARKERSQEEFFHTFNALLEGGQQVILTSDRYPKEIEGLEERLKSRFGWGLTVAVEPPELETRVAILMKKADQAKVELPHDAAFFIAQRIRSNVRELEGALKRVIAHSHFMGRDITIELIRESLKDLLALQDKLVSVDNIQRTVAEYYKIKISDLLSKRRSRSVARPRQVAMALSKELTNHSLPEIGDVFGGRDHTTVLHACRKINELKESDADIREDYKNLLRTLTT; translated from the coding sequence GTGTCAGTGGAACTTTGGCAGCAGTGCGTGGAGCTATTGCGCGATGAGCTGCCTGCCCAACAATTCAACACTTGGATCCGTCCACTACAGGTCGAAGCCGAAGGCGACGAGTTGCGTGTCTATGCGCCCAATCGTTTTGTGCTGGACTGGGTCAATGAAAAATACCTGGGCCGCGTCCTGGAGTTGCTGGACGAGCATGGCAATGGCATGGCGCCAGCGCTTTCCTTATTAATAGGCAGCAAACGCAGCTCGGCACCGCGTGCCGCACCGAATGCTCCGCTGGCGGCTGCAGCATCCCAGGCTCAGGCTGCGGCTGCACCGGTCAGCACTGCACCGCCGGCGTTGGCACCGACCAAGCGTGCGACGCAAAAAGTCGCCGAAGTTACTGAAGAAGAGCCTTCGCGCGACAGCTTCGATCCTATGGCGGGCGCCAGCTCCCAGCAGGCACCGGTTCGTTCCGAACAACGCACCGTGCAGGTCGAAGGCGCGCTCAAGCACACCAGCTACCTGAACCGTACCTTCACCTTCGAAAACTTCGTTGAGGGCAAGTCCAACCAACTGGCCCGGGCCGCGGCCTGGCAAGTGGCGGACAACCCCAAGCATGGTTACAACCCGCTCTTCCTTTATGGCGGTGTCGGTTTGGGTAAAACCCACTTGATGCACGCTGTGGGTAACCATCTATTAAAGAAGAACCCGAACGCCAAGGTTGTGTACCTGCATTCCGAGCGCTTCGTGGCTGACATGGTCAAGGCCCTGCAACTGAACGCGATCAACGAGTTCAAGCGCTTCTACCGGTCGGTGGATGCATTGCTGATTGACGATATTCAGTTCTTCGCCCGCAAGGAACGTTCCCAGGAAGAGTTTTTCCACACCTTCAACGCTCTGCTAGAAGGTGGTCAGCAGGTCATTCTCACCAGTGACCGCTACCCTAAAGAAATTGAAGGCCTTGAAGAGCGCCTCAAATCCCGCTTCGGCTGGGGCCTGACGGTAGCCGTCGAGCCGCCGGAGCTGGAAACCCGTGTGGCGATCCTGATGAAGAAGGCCGACCAGGCCAAAGTCGAACTGCCCCACGATGCGGCGTTCTTCATTGCCCAGCGCATTCGCTCCAACGTCCGGGAACTGGAAGGCGCACTCAAACGCGTGATTGCCCACTCTCACTTCATGGGCCGCGACATCACCATCGAGTTGATTCGCGAGTCCCTCAAGGACTTGTTGGCGCTGCAAGATAAACTGGTCTCTGTGGATAACATTCAGCGCACGGTCGCCGAGTACTACAAGATCAAGATCTCCGACTTGCTGTCCAAACGCCGTTCGCGTTCGGTCGCCCGTCCACGCCAGGTCGCCATGGCGTTGTCCAAGGAACTGACCAACCACAGCCTGCCGGAAATTGGCGATGTGTTTGGCGGTCGCGATCACACGACGGTTTTGCACGCCTGCCGCAAGATCAACGAACTTAAGGAATCCGACGCGGACATCCGCGAGGACTACAAGAACCTGCTGCGTACACTGACCACTTGA
- the rpmH gene encoding 50S ribosomal protein L34: protein MKRTFQPSTIKRARTHGFRARMATKNGRAVLSRRRAKGRARLAV from the coding sequence ATGAAACGTACTTTCCAACCAAGCACTATCAAACGCGCTCGTACCCACGGTTTCCGTGCTCGCATGGCTACCAAGAACGGTCGTGCCGTCCTGTCGCGTCGTCGCGCCAAAGGTCGTGCGCGTCTGGCCGTTTGA
- the rnpA gene encoding ribonuclease P protein component translates to MSQDFSREKRLLTPRHFKAVFDSPTGKVPGKNLLLLARNNDLDHPRLGLVIGKKSVKLSVERNRLKRLMRESFRLHQDSLVGWDIVIVARKGLGDVENPELIQHFGKLWKRLARSTPVPAVKTETVGVDSPDA, encoded by the coding sequence GTGAGTCAGGACTTCAGTCGGGAAAAGCGTCTGCTTACTCCCCGGCATTTCAAGGCAGTCTTTGACTCCCCTACCGGCAAGGTTCCGGGGAAAAATCTCCTGCTCCTTGCGCGCAACAACGATCTTGATCACCCCCGTCTCGGGCTGGTTATCGGGAAAAAGAGCGTAAAGCTCTCCGTCGAGCGCAATCGCCTCAAACGTCTGATGCGCGAATCGTTTCGCCTGCACCAGGATTCACTGGTCGGTTGGGACATTGTTATCGTCGCGCGCAAAGGTTTGGGTGACGTAGAAAACCCCGAATTGATTCAGCATTTCGGAAAGCTCTGGAAACGACTGGCACGCAGCACGCCGGTACCAGCAGTCAAAACCGAAACTGTAGGGGTAGACAGTCCAGATGCGTAA
- the yidD gene encoding membrane protein insertion efficiency factor YidD, whose translation MRKLALVPIQFYRYAISPLMANHCRFYPSCSCYALEAIENHGLLRGGWLTFRRLGRCHPWTPGGYDPVPPIPTSRSSSMAE comes from the coding sequence ATGCGTAAACTGGCACTCGTTCCGATCCAGTTTTATCGCTATGCCATTAGTCCCCTGATGGCCAATCACTGTCGTTTCTACCCCAGTTGTTCCTGCTACGCGTTAGAAGCCATTGAAAATCATGGCCTTCTGCGCGGTGGCTGGCTGACCTTTCGTCGTTTAGGTCGCTGTCATCCGTGGACTCCCGGTGGTTATGACCCGGTTCCACCTATCCCTACCTCCCGTTCTTCTTCGATGGCCGAGTAA